One region of Miscanthus floridulus cultivar M001 chromosome 19, ASM1932011v1, whole genome shotgun sequence genomic DNA includes:
- the LOC136527015 gene encoding fructose-1,6-bisphosphatase, cytosolic-like, with the protein MPLSSLSLRHHPPRPLPPTSNRQPPPPHPRLLHLLLPPFTRRCAFVCQPLAAATDDMATAAAAASPPTLLEHMGQVGTAADLTVLVAHIQSACKRIAALVASPGNAELSRSKAGGGTVAAGRDAPKPLDELSNDIILSSLQSSGKVAVLASEENDLPIWISNDGPYVVVTDPLDGSRNIEVSIPTGTIFGIYNRLVELDHLPLEERAQLNSLQSGTRLVAAGYVLYSSATILCISFGAGTHAFTLDWSTGEFILTHPSIQIPPRGQIYSVNDARYFDWPEGLRKYIDTIRQGKGQHPKKYSARYVCSLVADFHRTLIYGGVAMNPRDHLRLVYEANPLSFLAEQAGGRGSDGKNRRILTIQPVKLHQRLPLFLGSMDDMLELESYGDVQQKVNPGYEV; encoded by the exons ATGCCGTTATCATCTCTCTCCCTCCGCCACCACCCGCCGCGCCCTCTCCCGCCAACTTCAAATCGTCAGCCGCCACCGCCACACCcccgcctcctccacctccttcTCCCTCCGTTTACACGGCGCTGCGCCTTCGTCTGCCAGCCGCTCGCCGCGGCCACGGACGACATGGCTACtgcggccgcggcggcgtcgcCCCCCACGCTGCTCGAGCACATGGGCCAGGTGGGCACGGCCGCTGACCTCACTGTCCTCGTGGCCCATATCCAGAGCGCGTGCAAGCGCATCGCGGCTCTTGTAGCGTCCCCCGGCAACGCCGAGCTGTCGCGGTCCAAGGCGGGGGGTGGGACTGTGGCGGCCGGGCGTGACGCGCCTAAGCCGCTCGACGAATTGTCG AATGATATCATCTTGTCATCTCTCCAAAGTTCTGGAAAGGTTGCAGTGCTAGCGTCCGAAGAAAATGATCTGCCCATTTGGATATCTAATGACGGTCCATATGTTGTTGTTACCGATCCGCTTGATGGTTCTCGCAACATTGAGGTCTCCATACCTACTGGAACAATATTTGGGATCTACAATAGGCTGGTGGAGCTCGACCATCTCCCTTTGGAAGAGAGAGCTCAGCTCAATTCACTGCAAAGTGGAACTCGCCTTGTTGCTGCTGGGTATGTCCTGTACTCATCTGCCACCATCTTGTGTATCAGCTTCGGTGCAGGTACCCATGCTTTTACATTGGATTGGTCGACCGGAGAATTCATCCTTACACATCCTTCCATCCAAATACCCCCTAGAG GGCAGATATATTCGGTGAATGACGCTAGGTATTTTGACTGGCCCGAGGGCTTAAGGAAGTACATTGACACAATCAGACAAGGCAAAGGACAGCATCCAAAGAAGTACTCAGCTCGCTATGTGTGCTCACTGGTTGCTGATTTCCACCGGACGCTCATATATGGTGGGGTTGCTATGAACCCAAGGGATCATCTGCGTCTGGTTTATGAGGCAAATCCTCTCAGTTTCCTTGCTGAGCAAGCTGGGGGTAGAGGGTCAGATGGCAAGAACAGAAGAATCCTCACCATTCAGCCTGTGAAGTTGCACCAGAGGCTGCCCTTGTTCTTAGGGAGCATGGATGACATGCTTGAGTTGGAAAGCTATGGAGATGTCCAGCAGAAGGTTAATCCTGGATATGAAGTTTAA
- the LOC136526812 gene encoding vacuolar-sorting receptor 6-like, translating into MPRTKHHSVRFKQPPPSSSRRPNSKSPLRLSLLLRTCTDQLQYISLPLSQPPTPVFAWLVATRRRDSLPSDPPPCFKSSSSSSLLSLPGRGRPAADRSEMAARRAPWLAGGLVAVAVQLLMVAVRGRFVVEKSSVRVLAPEHIRGHHDAAIGNFGVPDYGGTLTGVVIYPDKKATGCDEFDAKFKAKSRRPVILLLDRGDCYFALKAWNAQRAGAAAVLIADSVDEQLLTMDSPEASAGTEYVDKINIPSALVNRAFGESLKKMAQKVASGNDGAGEEVIVKLDWRESMPHPDERVEYELWTNSNDECGPRCDEQMAFVRGFRGHAQLLERGGYARFTPHYITWYCPEAFRLTQQCRSQCINHGRYCAPDPEGDFGAGYEGKDVVVENLRQLCVHRVANDTGRPWAWWDYVMDYKIRCSMKEKKYTKTCAEDVVTALGLDLKKVLECMGDPEADADNAVLSKEQEDQIGSGSRGDVTILPTLVINNVQYRGKLERTAVLRAVCAGFKEGTEPRVCLSHDIETNECLHRNGGCWRDEATNVTACQDTYRGRVCECPVVNGVRYEGDGYTDCKPIGPGRCALNNGGCWSETRGQQTFSACTETALTGCRCPSGFHGDGHKCEDLDECREKLACTCPDCQCKNTWGNYECKCKGNQLYIRGEDVCIANNMSKLGWVITIAAVACVVGIGVAGYVFYKYRLRSYMDSEIMSIMSQYMPLDSQNNENQPLRQHDSEALRH; encoded by the exons ATGCCCCGGACCAAACACCATTCTGTAAGATTCAAGCAACCTCCTCCCTCGTCATCCCGCCGTCCCAACTCCAAGTCTCCTCTTCGTCTCTCTCTCCTCTTGCGCACCTGCACCGATCAGTTGCAATATATTTCTCTCCCCCTCTCGCAACCACCTACCCCTGTCTTTGCGTGGCTAGTTGCGACCAGACGGCGCGACTCATTGCCCTCTGATCCTCCTCCTTGCTTcaagtcttcttcttcttcttccctcctcTCGCTGCCGGGGAGAGGGAGACCGGCGGCTGATCGGTCGGAAATGGCGGCGAGGCGCGCGCCGTGGCTCGCCGGCGGCCTTGTGGCTGTGGCGGTGCAGCTGCTGATGGTGGCCGTGCGCGGGCGGTTCGTGGTGGAGAAGAGCAGCGTGCGGGTGCTCGCGCCGGAGCACATCCGGGGCCACCACGACGCGGCCATCGGCAACTTCGGCGTGCCCGATTACGGCGGCACGCTCACCGGCGTCGTCATCTACCCGGACAAGAAGGCCACGGGGTGCGACGAGTTCGATGCCAAGTTCAAGGCCAAGTCCCGCCGCCCGGTCATCCTCCTGCTTGACCGTGGAG ACTGCTACTTCGCGCTCAAGGCGTGGAACGCGcagcgcgcgggcgcggcggcggtgcTGATCGCGGACAGCGTGGACGAGCAGCTGCTGACGATGGACAGCCCCGAGGCGTCGGCGGGCACGGAATACGTCGACAAGATCAACATCCCGTCGGCGCTGGTGAACCGCGCGTTCGGCGAGTCCCTGAAGAAGATGGCGCAGAAGGTGGCCTCCGGCAACGACGGCGCGGGCGAGGAGGTGATCGTGAAGCTGGACTGGCGGGAGTCAATGCCGCACCCGGACGAGCGCGTGGAGTACGAGCTGTGGACCAACAGCAACGACGAGTGCGGCCCCCGGTGCGACGAGCAGATGGCGTTCGTGCGCGGGTTCCGCGGCCACGCGCAGCTCCTGGAGCGCGGGGGGTACGCGCGCTTCACGCCGCACTACATCACCTGGTACTGCCCCGAGGCGTTCCGGCTGACGCAGCAGTGCCGGTCGCAGTGCATCAACCACGGCAGGTACTGCGCGCCGGACCCGGAGGGGGACTTCGGCGCGGGCTACGAGGGGAAAGACGTGGTGGTGGAGAACCTAAGGCAGCTCTGCGTGCACCGCGTCGCCAACGACACCGGTCGGCCCTGGGCGTGGTGGGACTACGTCATGGACTACAAGATCCGGTGctccatgaaggagaagaagtacACCAAGACCTGCGCTGAGGACGTCGTCACCGCGCTCG GTTTGGATCTCAAGAAGGTGCTGGAGTGCATGGGCGACCCCGAGGCCGACGCCGACAACGCCGTCCTGTCCAAGGAGCAGGAAGACCAG ATCGGTAGCGGGTCTCGAGGCGATGTCACCATCTTGCCCACCCTGGTCATCAACAATGTCCAGTACAGAG GGAAACTGGAGAGGACGGCAGTGCTCAGGGCCGTGTGCGCCGGCTTCAAGGAGGGGACCGAGCCCCGCGTCTGCCTCAGCCATG ATATCGAGACGAACGAGTGCCTGCACAGGAACGGCGGGTGCTGGCGCGACGAGGCCACCAACGTGACCGCCTGCCAGGACACGTACCGGGGCCGGGTGTGCGAGTGCCCTGTGGTGAACGGCGTCCGCTACGAGGGCGACGGCTACACTGACTGCAAAC CTATTGGGCCGGGCAGGTGCGCTCTGAACAACGGTGGGTGCTGGTCGGAGACGAGAGGGCAACAGACCTTCTCTGCCTGCACG GAGACCGCGCTGACCGGGTGCCGGTGCCCGTCGGGGTTCCATGGCGATGGCCACAAATGTGAAG ACCTGGACGAGTGCAGGGAGAAGCTGGCGTGCACATGCCCGGACTGCCAGTGCAAGAACACGTGGGGTAACTACGAGTGCAAGTGCAAGGGCAACCAGCTCTACATCCGCGGCGAGGACGTCTGCATAG CTAACAACATGTCGAAGCTCGGCTGGGTCATCACCATCGCGGCCGTGGCGTGCGTCGTAGGCATCGGGGTCGCCGGCTACGTCTTCTACAAGTACAGGCTCAGG TCGTACATGGACTCGGAGATCATGTCCATCATGTCCCAGTACATGCCGCTGGACAGCCAGAACAACGAGAACCAGCCTCTACGGCAGCACGACTCGGAAGCTCTGAG GCACTGA